The following coding sequences lie in one Hyphomicrobiales bacterium genomic window:
- the tilS gene encoding tRNA lysidine(34) synthetase TilS, with protein MPAASAPIGAAEANRLFAALSASPRLAVAVSGGADSTALMLLLARWKKTGAGGPELSVFTVDHGLRAGSRKEAESVGEWALALGLAHEILTWRGDKPKSNIQAAARAARYRLLAEACHRDGIAALVSAHHRDDQAETFLMRLARGSGVDGLSAMDAVSEMMGITLFRPLLDVPRARLKATLKAAGQDWIEDPGNEDKRFARVRMRAVLERLAEEGVSAERLAATARHMRRARLALEAATDDLARAAARLEPAGFCTIDREALSAAPAEIALRLLARALMAVAGKPYRPRLERLERLFSGLKETDRGRWTLAGCRIAASREEVLIWREAGRAGLPEISLDPGKSALWDGRFHVEIAAEEAGPVAVRALGEEGWREVAGLCGEKPGLPAHIGRTCISFWRNGKIVAAPHIVAVARPQAAFRATFIGSILSRGESLAPLVTGST; from the coding sequence GTGCCGGCTGCTAGCGCACCGATCGGCGCGGCGGAGGCAAACCGCCTGTTCGCAGCCCTGTCGGCCTCGCCGAGGCTTGCGGTCGCGGTCTCCGGCGGCGCCGACTCCACCGCCTTGATGCTGCTCCTGGCGCGCTGGAAGAAGACGGGCGCGGGCGGGCCTGAACTCAGCGTCTTTACCGTCGATCACGGCCTCAGGGCGGGTTCGCGCAAGGAAGCCGAAAGCGTCGGCGAATGGGCCCTCGCGCTCGGCCTGGCCCACGAAATCCTCACCTGGCGCGGCGACAAGCCGAAAAGCAACATCCAGGCCGCGGCGCGCGCGGCCCGCTACCGGCTCTTGGCCGAGGCCTGCCACCGCGACGGCATCGCGGCCCTGGTGAGCGCCCATCACCGCGACGACCAGGCCGAGACGTTTTTGATGCGGCTTGCGCGCGGCTCCGGCGTCGACGGGCTGTCGGCGATGGATGCGGTGAGCGAGATGATGGGGATTACGCTGTTCCGTCCGCTGCTCGACGTGCCGCGCGCGCGGCTCAAGGCGACGCTCAAGGCGGCCGGCCAGGACTGGATCGAAGACCCCGGCAACGAGGACAAGCGCTTTGCCCGCGTGCGCATGCGCGCCGTCCTTGAACGCCTGGCCGAGGAGGGCGTGAGCGCCGAACGGCTGGCCGCGACCGCCCGGCATATGCGCCGCGCCCGACTGGCGCTCGAAGCGGCGACGGACGATCTTGCCCGCGCGGCGGCGCGCCTGGAACCGGCGGGCTTCTGCACCATCGACCGGGAGGCGCTCTCGGCGGCGCCCGCGGAAATCGCGCTGCGGCTGTTGGCGCGCGCCCTGATGGCGGTCGCAGGCAAGCCCTATCGGCCGCGCCTCGAGCGCCTCGAGCGGCTCTTCTCCGGCCTCAAGGAGACGGATCGGGGCCGCTGGACACTTGCCGGCTGCCGCATCGCGGCGAGCCGCGAGGAGGTCCTGATCTGGCGCGAGGCCGGACGCGCCGGCCTGCCGGAAATCAGCCTCGATCCAGGCAAATCGGCGCTGTGGGACGGCCGCTTCCACGTCGAGATCGCCGCTGAGGAGGCGGGGCCGGTCGCGGTGCGGGCGCTGGGCGAAGAGGGCTGGCGGGAAGTTGCCGGGCTTTGCGGGGAGAAACCGGGCCTGCCGGCGCACATCGGCCGCACCTGCATCTCCTTCTGGCGCAACGGAAAAATAGTCGCCGCGCCGCATATCGTTGCCGTTGCGCGGCCGCAGGCCGCATTTCGGGCCACATTCATCGGCAGCATTCTGTCGCGCGGCGAATCGCTGGCTCCCCTGGTAACCGGTTCGACATGA
- a CDS encoding cell envelope biogenesis protein TolA: protein MRVSLAISFFAHLSVIAWASFSFPTARPYEIEPMKALPVDIVTVAELTRLKAGVKEPAQEKEQAPSKPETEKPDTSSGEETDKLKRVAALPPPPPPQPEEPKVATPTPVAPRPQPRVEEPKKEPEPEAAPAPKTAEPKPEPEKTAESVPDKEVSLAPLPPVRPAHAPRPAPPATPKKERTFDADKIAALLNKVPAEAEAPAGGEPIADEPPGAGDPRGLDSRMSISELDALRAQISPCWSPPIGVQGAADLAVQIQLALNVDGTLLRPPDILSRGSGLAFLAAADAARRAVLRCQPYELPAGKYDAWRDIKVNFDPREMLGG from the coding sequence GTGCGCGTCAGTCTCGCCATATCGTTCTTCGCCCATCTGTCGGTTATCGCTTGGGCGTCTTTCTCCTTTCCGACGGCCAGGCCGTACGAGATCGAGCCGATGAAGGCGCTTCCCGTCGACATCGTCACGGTGGCCGAGCTCACCCGCCTGAAGGCAGGCGTCAAGGAGCCGGCGCAGGAGAAGGAGCAGGCGCCGAGCAAGCCGGAGACGGAGAAGCCCGACACCAGCAGCGGCGAAGAGACGGACAAGCTGAAGCGGGTCGCAGCTCTTCCGCCGCCTCCGCCGCCGCAGCCCGAGGAGCCGAAGGTCGCAACCCCGACGCCGGTCGCGCCGAGGCCGCAGCCCCGCGTGGAGGAGCCGAAGAAGGAGCCTGAGCCGGAGGCGGCGCCGGCGCCGAAGACGGCCGAGCCGAAACCGGAGCCCGAAAAGACCGCGGAAAGCGTGCCGGACAAGGAAGTGTCGCTGGCGCCGCTGCCGCCGGTGCGCCCGGCACATGCGCCGCGGCCCGCGCCGCCGGCGACGCCAAAAAAGGAGCGCACCTTCGATGCCGACAAGATCGCGGCGTTGCTCAACAAGGTACCGGCGGAGGCCGAAGCGCCGGCCGGCGGCGAGCCGATCGCCGACGAGCCTCCCGGCGCCGGCGATCCGCGCGGCCTTGATTCGCGCATGAGTATCAGCGAGCTCGATGCGCTGCGGGCCCAGATCTCGCCGTGCTGGAGCCCGCCGATCGGCGTCCAGGGCGCGGCCGACCTGGCCGTGCAGATTCAACTCGCGCTCAACGTGGACGGCACTTTGTTGCGGCCGCCGGACATCCTCAGCCGCGGCTCCGGCCTGGCGTTCCTGGCCGCCGCCGATGCCGCCCGGCGGGCGGTGCTGCGGTGCCAGCCCTACGAGCTGCCGGCGGGAAAATACGACGCCTGGCGCGACATCAAAGTCAATTTCGATCCGCGCGAAATGCTCGGCGGATAA
- the ybgF gene encoding tol-pal system protein YbgF: MMRQALTQSSRRLGALPRRGWRALAGPALALAVFGSAPAFAQTLPSEPVPSPRFSLFGRQSNDSDLTLRIDQLEAQIRNLTGQIEQYEFRIRQLEENLRRFQEDAEFRFRELGANGSDASRQTGSAGVPSRPMPEPPHSWRPQNFGGANPPAPQQPSSQPQTYGGIRPLAPPPGAGFPAESGPMDISPPGLGGAQPGFDGTPPSLGGAGPFPPPSGSNPAEVTLAVPTDPQTAYDVAYAFILQRDYEAAQSAFADFLVRYPQDKLAANAQYWFGESLYAQGEYREAADAFLTGYRRFGSSNKAPDSLLKLAMSLQALGQKEAACASFDEFGQKFPKASTAMKDRARAERKGAGC, translated from the coding sequence ATGATGAGACAAGCCCTAACCCAAAGCTCGCGCCGTCTTGGCGCCCTGCCGCGCCGCGGCTGGCGCGCCCTTGCGGGACCCGCGCTCGCCTTGGCGGTCTTCGGGAGCGCGCCGGCCTTTGCGCAGACCCTGCCGAGCGAGCCGGTGCCAAGCCCCAGGTTCAGCCTGTTCGGCCGCCAATCGAACGATTCCGATCTGACGCTGCGCATCGACCAGCTCGAGGCTCAGATCAGGAACCTGACCGGCCAGATCGAGCAATACGAGTTTCGCATCCGCCAGCTCGAGGAAAATCTGCGCCGCTTCCAGGAAGACGCCGAGTTTCGCTTCCGCGAGCTCGGCGCCAACGGCTCCGACGCGTCGCGACAAACCGGTTCGGCGGGCGTGCCGTCGCGGCCGATGCCGGAGCCGCCGCACTCGTGGCGGCCCCAGAACTTCGGCGGCGCAAATCCGCCGGCGCCGCAGCAGCCCTCTTCGCAGCCGCAGACCTATGGCGGCATCAGACCGTTGGCGCCGCCGCCGGGAGCCGGTTTCCCGGCCGAGTCCGGGCCGATGGACATCAGCCCGCCCGGCCTCGGCGGCGCCCAGCCCGGGTTCGACGGCACGCCGCCCAGCCTCGGCGGCGCGGGGCCGTTCCCGCCGCCTAGCGGCAGCAACCCGGCCGAGGTCACCCTCGCCGTGCCGACCGACCCGCAGACCGCCTATGATGTGGCCTATGCCTTCATTCTGCAGCGCGACTATGAGGCCGCCCAGAGCGCGTTTGCCGACTTTCTCGTCCGCTATCCGCAAGACAAGCTCGCCGCCAACGCGCAATATTGGTTCGGCGAGAGCCTCTACGCCCAGGGTGAGTATCGCGAAGCCGCCGATGCCTTCCTGACCGGCTATCGGCGCTTCGGTTCGAGCAACAAGGCGCCTGACAGCCTGTTGAAGCTCGCCATGTCGCTGCAGGCGTTGGGCCAGAAGGAGGCGGCCTGCGCCAGCTTCGATGAGTTCGGCCAGAAGTTCCCCAAGGCTTCCACGGCGATGAAGGATCGGGCGCGGGCGGAGCGAAAGGGTGCCGGCTGCTAG
- the ruvB gene encoding Holliday junction branch migration DNA helicase RuvB has protein sequence MSETGAERIIDPATNGEDGPDNGLRPRTLAEFVGQAQVCANLKIFIEAAKKRREALDHVLFVGPPGLGKTTLAQIVARELGVNFRATSGPVIVRAGDLAALLTNLEQRDVLFIDEIHRLNPAVEEILYPAMEDYQLDLIIGAGPAARSVRIDLARFTLIGATTRSGLLTTPLRDRFGIPVRLDFYSVEELEDIVRRGARVLGVALAEEGAHEIARRARGTPRVAGRLLRRVRDFASMADAGLIDAKVADAALRQLEVDARGLDGMDHRYLSCIAEKFGGGPVGADTIAAALNEQRDAIEDIIEPYLIQQGFVQRTPRGRVATPLAFAHLGLAAPPGAAPGLFEE, from the coding sequence ATGAGCGAGACAGGAGCCGAACGGATCATCGACCCGGCGACGAACGGCGAGGACGGGCCGGACAATGGCCTGCGCCCGCGGACGCTCGCCGAGTTCGTCGGCCAGGCCCAGGTCTGCGCCAATCTGAAAATCTTCATCGAGGCGGCCAAGAAGCGCCGCGAGGCGCTCGACCACGTGCTGTTCGTCGGCCCGCCGGGCCTCGGCAAGACCACCCTGGCGCAGATCGTCGCCCGCGAGCTCGGCGTCAATTTCCGCGCCACCTCCGGCCCGGTGATCGTCCGGGCGGGCGATCTCGCGGCGCTGCTGACCAATCTCGAACAGCGCGACGTGCTGTTCATCGACGAGATCCACCGGCTCAACCCGGCGGTCGAGGAAATCCTCTATCCGGCGATGGAGGACTATCAACTCGACCTGATCATCGGCGCCGGGCCGGCGGCGCGCTCGGTGCGCATCGATCTGGCGAGGTTCACGCTGATCGGGGCGACGACCCGCTCCGGCCTGTTGACGACGCCCTTGCGCGACCGGTTCGGCATTCCGGTCAGGCTCGACTTCTACTCTGTCGAGGAGCTGGAGGACATCGTGCGCCGCGGCGCGCGGGTGCTCGGCGTGGCGCTCGCCGAGGAAGGGGCGCACGAGATCGCCCGGCGCGCGCGCGGCACGCCGCGGGTCGCAGGCCGGCTGTTGCGCCGGGTGCGCGACTTCGCCTCCATGGCGGACGCAGGGCTGATCGACGCCAAGGTGGCCGACGCGGCGCTGCGCCAGCTCGAGGTCGACGCGCGCGGCCTCGACGGCATGGACCATCGCTATCTTAGCTGCATCGCGGAAAAGTTCGGCGGCGGGCCGGTCGGCGCCGACACCATCGCGGCGGCGCTTAACGAGCAGCGCGACGCCATCGAGGACATCATCGAGCCCTATCTGATCCAGCAGGGCTTCGTGCAGCGCACGCCGCGCGGAAGGGTGGCGACGCCGCTTGCGTTTGCCCATCTCGGCCTCGCCGCGCCGCCGGGCGCGGCACCCGGTCTGTTCGAAGAGTAG
- the ruvA gene encoding Holliday junction branch migration protein RuvA, whose protein sequence is MIGKLKGIIDSYGPDWVIVDVGGVGYHVTCSARTLAALPSVGEAASVAVETYVREDAIRLFGFATDAERDWFRLLITVQGVGTKVALAILSTLTPSDLARAIALDDKATIARAPGVGAKVAGRIAGELKDKGAAIAVADPALAHIAGLAGAFEGPAADAVSALVNLGYGQVQATAAIAAAGRARGNGASAEELIRLGLKELAR, encoded by the coding sequence ATGATCGGAAAGCTCAAGGGCATCATCGACTCATACGGGCCCGACTGGGTGATCGTCGATGTCGGCGGCGTCGGCTATCACGTCACCTGCTCGGCCCGCACGCTGGCCGCGCTTCCTTCCGTCGGCGAGGCGGCGAGCGTCGCGGTCGAGACCTATGTGCGCGAGGACGCGATCCGCCTGTTCGGCTTCGCCACCGACGCGGAGCGCGACTGGTTCCGCCTGCTGATCACCGTGCAGGGCGTCGGCACCAAGGTGGCGCTGGCGATCCTGTCGACTCTGACGCCGAGCGATCTTGCCCGCGCCATCGCCCTCGACGACAAGGCGACGATCGCGCGCGCGCCGGGCGTCGGCGCCAAGGTGGCCGGCCGCATCGCCGGCGAATTGAAGGACAAGGGCGCGGCGATCGCCGTGGCCGACCCGGCGCTCGCCCATATCGCCGGTCTCGCCGGCGCCTTTGAAGGCCCCGCCGCCGACGCCGTCTCGGCGCTGGTCAATCTCGGCTACGGCCAGGTGCAGGCGACCGCCGCCATCGCGGCGGCCGGCCGGGCGCGGGGCAACGGCGCGAGCGCCGAGGAGCTGATCCGCCTCGGCCTCAAGGAGCTGGCGCGATGA
- the ybgC gene encoding tol-pal system-associated acyl-CoA thioesterase, with translation MAERWPDLAGRFEDRRHVLPVRVYYEDTDFSGAVYHANYLRFCERGRSDFLRLTGLFHSQLQAPASGEPLAFAVRHMDIDFLKPAGMDDALEVETRLAQLSGAALSLDQRILRHGEILFTARVKVVVVDKRGRPRRLPPALKSRLAPYLEPLSE, from the coding sequence ATGGCTGAACGCTGGCCGGATCTTGCCGGCCGCTTCGAAGACCGCCGCCACGTCCTGCCGGTACGGGTCTATTACGAGGACACGGATTTTTCCGGCGCCGTCTATCACGCCAACTATCTGCGTTTCTGCGAGCGCGGCCGGTCGGACTTTCTGCGTCTGACGGGCCTCTTTCACAGCCAATTGCAGGCGCCCGCCTCCGGCGAGCCGCTCGCCTTCGCGGTGCGCCATATGGACATCGATTTCCTCAAACCGGCCGGGATGGACGACGCCCTGGAGGTCGAAACGCGGCTCGCGCAGCTGTCGGGCGCGGCGCTGAGCCTTGACCAGCGCATCCTCCGTCACGGCGAAATTCTGTTCACGGCGCGCGTCAAGGTGGTGGTCGTCGATAAGCGCGGCCGCCCGCGAAGGCTTCCGCCCGCCCTCAAGAGCCGGCTTGCGCCCTATCTTGAACCACTTTCCGAGTAG
- the ruvC gene encoding crossover junction endodeoxyribonuclease RuvC, with amino-acid sequence MTRPIRILGIDPGLRRTGWGVIACNGNALSFLASGTATSNADLGLARRLRELHDALKEVLDGFAPDEVAVEQTFVNKDATATLKLGAARGVALLAPASRDIPVFEYAPNAVKKAIVGAGHAGKEQIRMMVRVLLPTATFKSDDAADALAIAIAHAHHRTARVPEAVA; translated from the coding sequence ATGACGCGCCCGATTCGCATTCTCGGTATCGACCCCGGCCTGCGCCGCACCGGCTGGGGCGTGATCGCGTGCAACGGCAACGCTTTGTCGTTTCTCGCCAGCGGAACGGCCACCTCCAACGCCGATCTCGGCCTCGCCAGGCGGCTGCGGGAGCTACACGATGCGCTGAAGGAAGTGCTCGACGGCTTCGCGCCCGACGAGGTCGCCGTCGAACAGACCTTCGTTAACAAGGACGCGACGGCCACCTTGAAGCTCGGCGCGGCGCGCGGCGTCGCCCTGCTGGCGCCGGCAAGCCGCGACATTCCGGTGTTCGAATATGCGCCGAACGCGGTCAAGAAGGCGATCGTCGGCGCAGGCCATGCCGGCAAAGAGCAGATCCGCATGATGGTGCGCGTGCTGCTGCCGACCGCGACCTTCAAGTCCGATGACGCCGCCGACGCGCTGGCCATCGCCATCGCCCACGCGCATCATCGCACGGCGCGCGTGCCGGAGGCGGTGGCATGA
- the tolB gene encoding Tol-Pal system beta propeller repeat protein TolB, with translation MARGKAGFATLTRIGRAFLVIAAIAVLAWPRPAHAVIEIDITQGNIQPLPVAIPDFIGGNPDDAQLGADIANVIQGNLVRSGLFAPIDKAAFIEKIRDVNATPRFGDWRIINAQALVTGHVALLKDGRLRAEFRLWDVLAGQQMAGQQFFTTPDNWRRVAHVVSDAIYQRLTGESGYFDTRIVFVDETGPKDARIKSLAIMDQDGANMRVLTDGGELVLTPRFSPTSQEITYMSFGRGDQPRVHLFNIETGQREIVGDFPGMTFAPRFSPDGQRVIMSLQSGGNANIYAMDLRSRATTRLTDTPAIDTAPSYSPDGRQVTFESDRGGTQQIYVMNADGTNQQRISFGEGIYSTPVWSPRGDLIAFTQRHAGRFLIGVLRPDGSGERILTEGYHNEGPTWAPNGRVIMFFRDTPGENGGPKLWSVDLTGYNERQIDTPHFASDPAWSPLIN, from the coding sequence ATGGCTCGAGGCAAAGCCGGCTTTGCGACCCTGACCCGGATTGGAAGGGCTTTCCTGGTGATCGCCGCCATCGCGGTGCTGGCCTGGCCGCGTCCGGCCCATGCCGTGATCGAGATCGACATCACCCAGGGCAATATCCAGCCGCTTCCCGTGGCCATACCCGACTTTATCGGCGGCAATCCGGACGATGCCCAGCTTGGCGCCGACATTGCCAATGTCATCCAGGGCAATCTGGTCCGCTCCGGTCTGTTCGCGCCGATCGACAAGGCCGCCTTCATCGAGAAGATCCGCGACGTCAACGCGACGCCGCGCTTCGGCGACTGGCGCATCATCAACGCCCAGGCGCTGGTCACCGGCCATGTCGCCCTGCTCAAGGACGGCCGGCTGCGCGCCGAGTTCCGCCTCTGGGACGTATTGGCCGGCCAGCAGATGGCCGGGCAGCAATTCTTCACCACGCCGGACAATTGGCGCCGCGTCGCCCATGTCGTCAGCGACGCCATCTATCAGCGCCTGACCGGAGAGAGCGGCTATTTCGACACCCGCATCGTGTTCGTCGACGAGACCGGTCCCAAGGACGCGCGCATCAAGAGCCTGGCGATCATGGACCAGGACGGCGCCAATATGCGGGTTCTCACGGACGGGGGGGAATTGGTCCTCACCCCGCGCTTCAGCCCGACGAGCCAGGAGATCACCTACATGTCCTTCGGCCGCGGCGACCAGCCGCGCGTCCATCTCTTCAATATCGAGACCGGGCAGCGCGAAATCGTCGGCGACTTTCCGGGCATGACTTTCGCGCCGCGCTTCTCGCCCGACGGCCAGCGCGTCATCATGAGCCTGCAGAGCGGCGGCAACGCCAACATCTACGCCATGGACCTGCGCAGCCGCGCCACCACCCGGCTCACCGATACGCCGGCGATCGACACCGCGCCGTCCTATTCGCCCGACGGCCGCCAGGTCACCTTCGAATCCGATCGCGGCGGCACTCAGCAGATCTATGTGATGAACGCCGACGGGACGAACCAGCAGCGCATTTCCTTCGGCGAGGGCATCTATTCGACCCCGGTCTGGTCGCCGCGCGGCGACCTCATCGCCTTCACCCAGCGCCATGCCGGCCGCTTCCTGATCGGCGTGCTGCGGCCGGACGGATCCGGGGAACGCATTCTCACCGAGGGCTATCACAATGAGGGACCGACCTGGGCGCCGAACGGCCGGGTCATCATGTTTTTTCGCGACACGCCGGGCGAGAACGGCGGACCGAAACTGTGGTCGGTCGATTTGACCGGCTACAATGAGCGCCAGATCGATACGCCGCACTTTGCGTCGGATCCGGCCTGGTCGCCCCTGATCAACTGA
- the tolQ gene encoding protein TolQ — protein MPASSAELFQAAIIAPTGDFSFLALFLQAHIVVKSVMIGLIAASVWCWAIVIEKYLIVRRVERQADHFEEVFWSGQSLEELYGSLIHKPTSSMAALFVAAMREWKRSHEGGARPRGSLATRIEKVMDVTIAREMERLERRLLFLATVGSTAPFIGLFGTVWGIMTSFQAIAVSKNTNLAVVAPGIAEALFATALGLLAAIPAVVFYNKFSHHLARHAMRLEGFANEFSAILSRQLDEQG, from the coding sequence ATGCCCGCTAGCTCAGCGGAACTTTTTCAGGCTGCGATCATCGCGCCGACGGGCGACTTTTCGTTTCTGGCGCTGTTCCTGCAGGCGCATATTGTCGTCAAGAGCGTGATGATCGGCCTCATCGCCGCCTCCGTCTGGTGCTGGGCCATCGTTATCGAGAAGTATCTGATCGTGCGCCGCGTCGAGCGGCAGGCGGACCACTTCGAGGAGGTGTTCTGGTCGGGCCAGTCGCTCGAGGAGCTCTATGGCAGCCTCATTCACAAGCCGACGAGCTCCATGGCGGCGCTGTTTGTCGCCGCCATGCGGGAATGGAAGCGCTCGCATGAAGGCGGCGCACGCCCGCGCGGCAGCCTGGCCACGCGCATCGAGAAGGTCATGGACGTGACCATCGCGCGCGAGATGGAGCGCCTCGAACGGCGGCTCCTGTTCCTCGCCACGGTCGGCTCGACGGCGCCCTTTATCGGCCTTTTTGGTACCGTATGGGGGATCATGACCAGCTTCCAGGCCATCGCCGTGAGCAAGAACACCAACCTTGCCGTGGTCGCCCCGGGCATCGCCGAGGCGTTGTTCGCCACCGCGCTCGGCCTGCTGGCGGCGATCCCGGCGGTTGTGTTCTACAATAAGTTCTCGCATCATCTGGCGCGCCATGCCATGCGCCTGGAAGGGTTCGCCAACGAGTTCTCGGCGATTCTGTCGCGCCAGCTCGACGAGCAGGGCTGA
- the pal gene encoding peptidoglycan-associated lipoprotein Pal: MRIMLKFRRFIAKGAVLAAALTLVACSTTSSTLDGAVAAVPGTVQDFVVNAGDRVFFETDSAELSPQSRDTLDKQAAWLKKYSSYPILIEGHADERGTREYNLALGARRATATRNYLVSRGVDVSRLRTISYGKERPVAVCDDISCWSQNRRAVTVIGGSETG; encoded by the coding sequence ATGCGCATAATGCTGAAATTCAGGCGCTTCATCGCCAAAGGGGCGGTTCTCGCCGCGGCGCTGACGCTGGTTGCCTGTTCGACGACGTCGAGCACGCTCGACGGCGCCGTGGCGGCGGTTCCCGGCACCGTCCAGGATTTCGTTGTCAACGCCGGCGACCGGGTATTTTTCGAAACCGACAGCGCCGAACTGTCGCCGCAGTCGCGCGACACGCTCGACAAGCAGGCGGCGTGGCTGAAAAAATATTCGTCCTATCCGATCCTGATCGAGGGCCATGCCGACGAGCGCGGCACGCGCGAGTATAATCTGGCGCTCGGGGCGCGGCGGGCGACCGCGACGCGCAATTATTTGGTAAGCAGGGGGGTGGACGTATCACGGCTGCGCACCATCTCCTATGGTAAGGAGCGCCCGGTTGCCGTCTGCGACGACATTTCCTGCTGGTCGCAGAACCGCCGCGCGGTGACGGTCATCGGCGGAAGCGAGACCGGCTAG
- the tolR gene encoding protein TolR: MASGLAGNGNIRRRRTSRYRPMSEINVTPLVDVMLVLLIVFMVTAPLLTVGVPIDLPQTKAQQLQGDKEPLTITVDTEGKIYLQDTEIVLDEIVPKLLAIASNGYEERIYVRGDRRVNYGTVMRIMGTISAAGFQRIALVTELEEQG; encoded by the coding sequence ATGGCCAGCGGATTGGCGGGAAATGGCAATATCCGGCGGCGGCGGACCAGCCGCTACCGGCCGATGTCGGAGATCAACGTCACCCCGCTGGTCGACGTCATGCTGGTGCTGCTGATCGTGTTTATGGTCACCGCGCCGCTGTTGACGGTCGGCGTGCCGATCGATCTGCCGCAGACCAAGGCGCAGCAGCTTCAGGGCGACAAGGAGCCACTGACCATCACGGTGGATACGGAAGGGAAAATTTACCTGCAGGATACCGAAATCGTGCTCGACGAAATCGTTCCCAAGCTGCTTGCCATAGCCTCCAACGGCTATGAGGAGCGCATTTATGTGCGCGGCGACCGGCGGGTGAACTACGGCACGGTGATGAGGATCATGGGAACGATCAGCGCCGCCGGCTTCCAGCGCATCGCGCTGGTGACCGAGCTGGAAGAGCAAGGTTGA